The Prevotella sp. E9-3 genome has a window encoding:
- the cbiD gene encoding cobalt-precorrin-5B (C(1))-methyltransferase CbiD: protein MILVFGGTTEGRKAAEVLEESGSPFFYSTKTGEQELSLHHGQRIDGALDAAAMKAFCMENDIRLIVDAAHPFASMLHQTIAQVAQQLDLSVVRFERIYPPRQEDIVWIDDYAELPSILPPHSSLLATTGVQSISKLKPLEVNKGIKVYYRILERESSIASALKQGATKEQLCYYTNPKDIPVKAEAILLKESGTTGGFAEKVEAAKAQGMRIIALKRPAMPAMFITVNGPYGLRRTVEKLLPEFFPLHSGLTTGTCATAATVAAIIQLREEAQPTQLPLPTEVPVELPNGETIMVPIGYGDGYAYCKKEAGDDPDVTNGIEVRAYAKTNPEVLPSGEVGGRPFLHVGAWEIVAGEGIGHFTVPGFDYPPGEPAINKGPREMLRRNLAHPLLRGGNPFELHGLTEISPLPSGGAGGRLLLSIPNGAEIARKTFNPRLGIEGGISIIGVSGIVKPFSEEAFIGSIRKCMVVAKASGTCRVVINSGGKSERFVKALYPTLPQQAFVEYGNYIGETLKIASELNIPRITLGVMLGKAVKLAAGHLDTHSKKATMDLQFIAQMLKEANISIDLNGITLARELWERIPANQLKDFTQTVIGHCRKHCAPLLPKGELTILLIDDNGQIFGNS from the coding sequence ATGATACTGGTATTCGGCGGTACAACGGAAGGGAGAAAAGCAGCTGAGGTGCTGGAGGAAAGCGGCTCACCTTTTTTCTATAGTACGAAGACAGGCGAACAGGAATTGTCACTTCATCACGGGCAACGTATAGACGGAGCACTCGATGCGGCGGCAATGAAGGCATTCTGCATGGAGAATGACATCCGACTGATTGTTGATGCTGCCCACCCTTTTGCCTCAATGCTGCACCAGACCATCGCTCAAGTGGCCCAACAGTTGGACCTATCCGTTGTCCGTTTCGAACGTATCTATCCCCCTCGCCAAGAGGACATCGTCTGGATAGACGACTACGCTGAACTGCCCTCAATACTACCTCCTCATTCTTCTTTGTTAGCCACGACAGGCGTCCAGAGCATCAGCAAACTGAAACCGCTGGAGGTCAACAAAGGTATCAAGGTGTATTACCGCATTCTGGAACGGGAATCGTCGATAGCCTCAGCCTTAAAACAAGGAGCAACGAAAGAGCAGCTGTGCTATTATACGAACCCAAAGGACATTCCCGTCAAAGCAGAAGCTATTCTGCTGAAGGAAAGTGGGACAACAGGCGGTTTTGCAGAGAAAGTAGAGGCGGCCAAAGCTCAAGGCATGAGAATTATTGCCCTGAAGCGCCCCGCCATGCCGGCAATGTTTATAACCGTAAATGGCCCGTATGGACTTCGCAGGACTGTAGAAAAGCTACTGCCAGAGTTCTTTCCTTTGCACAGCGGATTGACCACCGGCACCTGTGCTACAGCAGCAACAGTAGCCGCAATAATACAGTTACGGGAAGAAGCACAGCCCACACAGTTGCCACTTCCCACAGAGGTACCGGTTGAACTGCCCAACGGTGAAACCATCATGGTGCCAATAGGGTATGGAGATGGATATGCTTATTGTAAAAAGGAGGCTGGCGACGACCCTGACGTGACGAATGGTATTGAGGTGAGAGCCTACGCAAAGACCAACCCGGAAGTCCTACCTTCGGGAGAGGTTGGAGGAAGACCCTTTCTCCATGTGGGGGCATGGGAAATAGTGGCGGGTGAAGGCATCGGACACTTCACCGTGCCGGGATTCGACTACCCACCGGGTGAACCAGCCATCAACAAAGGACCAAGAGAGATGCTAAGAAGAAACTTGGCCCACCCCCTCCTAAGGGGAGGGAATCCTTTTGAGTTACACGGTCTAACTGAGATATCTCCCCTCCCCTCGGGAGGGGCTGGAGGTAGGCTTCTCCTCTCCATCCCCAATGGTGCCGAAATAGCCCGCAAGACTTTCAACCCCCGATTAGGCATTGAAGGAGGCATCTCGATTATTGGCGTCAGCGGTATCGTTAAACCTTTCAGCGAGGAAGCCTTCATCGGTTCAATCCGCAAATGCATGGTAGTAGCAAAAGCCAGTGGAACCTGTCGGGTTGTCATAAACAGTGGCGGAAAGAGTGAGCGGTTTGTGAAGGCGCTCTATCCCACGCTACCCCAACAGGCCTTTGTGGAGTATGGCAACTACATTGGCGAGACTCTGAAAATTGCCAGTGAACTGAACATTCCACGCATCACCCTCGGAGTAATGCTGGGCAAAGCAGTAAAACTGGCAGCAGGCCATTTAGACACGCATAGTAAGAAAGCTACTATGGACCTGCAGTTTATTGCCCAGATGCTGAAAGAGGCCAATATCAGTATCGACCTGAATGGCATCACACTGGCAAGGGAGCTATGGGAAAGGATTCCGGCCAACCAACTGAAAGACTTCACACAAACCGTCATCGGCCACTGTCGTAAGCATTGCGCTCCACTACTGCCAAAAGGTGAGCTCACCATTTTACTGATAGATGACAACGGACAAATATTCGGGAACTCATAA
- a CDS encoding HAD family hydrolase — protein MKYKDLFIDFDDTLYDTHGNAVIALQETYEQFQLERFFSNPQIFYDAYWNANIDLWTRYAKGEITRDYLIVERFRRPLSAYDITPANGSSENGEKLIATPWEEQGESYYLKMSDAFLNFCSSKPGVIEGAHELMDYLKGRGYRMHMTSNGFHEVQYKKLAACGLKDYFDTIILSEDAGVNKPSPLYFDYALKRSGAEKESTLMIGDNLNTDVMGALSAGIDAMLFNRWKVETADCQQQPTFIVDSLKGIIKIL, from the coding sequence ATGAAATACAAAGACCTGTTTATCGATTTTGACGATACACTCTACGACACGCATGGTAACGCTGTCATTGCCCTACAGGAAACTTACGAACAGTTCCAACTGGAACGCTTCTTTTCCAATCCACAGATATTCTATGATGCCTATTGGAATGCCAATATTGACCTATGGACTCGCTATGCAAAAGGAGAGATAACGCGCGACTATCTCATCGTTGAACGTTTCCGCCGACCGCTAAGTGCATACGATATCACTCCCGCCAACGGAAGTTCAGAGAATGGCGAAAAACTAATCGCCACGCCCTGGGAGGAACAGGGCGAGAGTTATTACTTAAAGATGAGTGATGCCTTCCTTAACTTCTGTTCATCAAAACCAGGAGTGATTGAGGGAGCTCACGAACTGATGGACTATCTGAAAGGCCGGGGCTATCGGATGCACATGACGAGTAACGGTTTCCATGAGGTGCAATACAAGAAACTGGCAGCCTGCGGTTTGAAGGACTATTTCGACACGATTATCCTGAGCGAGGATGCCGGAGTGAACAAACCTTCACCATTGTATTTCGACTATGCACTGAAACGTTCAGGAGCTGAGAAAGAAAGTACGCTGATGATTGGCGACAACCTGAATACCGACGTGATGGGAGCTCTCTCTGCCGGCATCGACGCCATGCTGTTCAATCGCTGGAAGGTAGAGACAGCCGACTGTCAGCAACAGCCCACCTTCATCGTTGATAGCCTCAAAGGCATCATCAAAATTCTTTAG
- a CDS encoding iron ABC transporter permease — protein MKKISLMLVLMVAIVLMAIVNLLIGSVEIPVADICRILLGDDSHEIWTNIIWKSRLPQVLTAIVAGAGLAVSGIQMQTVFRNPLAGPSVLGISNGSALGVAFVVLLSGKLGGVALSRLGYLGDAAISIAAIIGALAVMLLIVWVAQKVMGNVTLLIIGVMIGYLANAIIGVLKFLAPEEDVKSFVVWGLGSFSRVSGDEMMLFVGLMCILIPLSFLLVKPMNILLLGERYAANLGLNVRKARMLVILSSGILVAIVTAYCGPIMFIGLAVPHLARALFRSSDHRILMPATALCGALLALVCNFIARMPGFEGALPVNSVTALVGAPVIAAVIFSRRKSDVSE, from the coding sequence ATGAAGAAAATTTCGTTGATGTTGGTACTGATGGTTGCCATTGTACTGATGGCAATAGTCAATCTGCTCATTGGGTCTGTAGAGATTCCAGTGGCCGATATCTGTCGCATCCTGTTGGGTGACGACAGTCATGAGATATGGACCAACATCATTTGGAAATCCCGACTTCCTCAGGTACTCACAGCCATTGTGGCAGGAGCAGGTCTGGCCGTGAGCGGTATTCAGATGCAGACCGTGTTCCGCAATCCGCTGGCAGGTCCTTCCGTCTTAGGCATTAGCAACGGCTCTGCCCTTGGTGTGGCTTTTGTCGTACTGTTGTCGGGTAAGTTAGGCGGCGTGGCCCTTTCTCGTCTTGGCTATCTGGGCGATGCAGCCATTTCCATAGCAGCCATTATAGGTGCACTTGCTGTGATGCTGCTCATTGTTTGGGTAGCACAGAAAGTGATGGGCAATGTCACTTTGCTCATTATTGGTGTGATGATAGGCTATTTGGCCAATGCCATTATCGGTGTGCTGAAATTCCTCGCGCCTGAAGAAGATGTGAAATCGTTCGTGGTATGGGGATTGGGCTCGTTCTCTCGTGTCAGTGGCGATGAGATGATGCTTTTCGTAGGACTGATGTGTATTTTGATACCCCTCAGTTTCCTGCTTGTCAAACCCATGAACATCCTATTGCTGGGCGAGCGTTATGCCGCCAATCTCGGATTAAATGTGCGAAAGGCGCGTATGCTCGTTATCCTCAGTAGTGGCATCCTTGTGGCCATTGTCACCGCCTATTGCGGCCCTATCATGTTTATCGGTCTTGCTGTTCCTCATCTGGCACGGGCCCTTTTCCGTAGTAGCGACCATCGCATACTCATGCCTGCCACTGCCCTTTGCGGTGCTCTTCTTGCCCTTGTATGCAACTTCATAGCCCGTATGCCAGGTTTCGAGGGCGCTCTTCCTGTCAATTCAGTTACGGCACTTGTTGGCGCTCCTGTCATTGCCGCCGTCATCTTCAGTCGCAGGAAGAGTGATGTGAGTGAATAA
- a CDS encoding ABC transporter substrate-binding protein, with translation MKRLRFFNLILLCMLICSSCQQKNQTVSGGDEEADSLICPKYATGYQVTLQHGIRLVDVGNDYHFALVTTDDAMVPEGYIKVKVPIKSTICMTSLQLSNFTILNAHNVVKGLTGTKNLFNEDIRARVKDGRIVKIGMEGNIDTELVQAANPDVIFISPFKRGGYDAIKESGITLVPHLGYKELDPLGQAEWIKFVAMFIGKEREAYDIFSAIEKRYNALKTQTADLKLEERPTVFSGEMHYGNWHSVGGKNYLAQIFRDAGAVYVVNDEETAGEDFEFEKMYELAANADYWRILNSYPDEFSYEALKASEPRNELFKAFKERKVIYCNMKQTPYYEISPVEPDVLLKDFVAIFHPELVEDDYHPKYYQLLR, from the coding sequence ATGAAGCGATTACGTTTTTTTAATCTTATTTTGCTCTGCATGCTAATATGCAGTTCTTGTCAGCAAAAAAATCAAACTGTTTCAGGGGGTGATGAAGAGGCAGACAGCCTGATATGTCCAAAGTATGCTACGGGCTATCAGGTGACTCTTCAGCATGGCATTCGACTGGTCGATGTAGGGAATGACTATCATTTTGCTCTCGTGACTACCGATGATGCTATGGTGCCCGAAGGCTATATAAAGGTGAAGGTGCCCATCAAAAGTACCATTTGTATGACCTCACTGCAGCTGTCAAACTTCACCATTCTCAATGCTCACAATGTGGTGAAGGGACTGACGGGTACGAAAAATCTTTTCAATGAAGATATTAGAGCACGTGTGAAAGACGGTCGCATTGTCAAAATAGGTATGGAAGGCAATATCGATACCGAGTTGGTGCAGGCCGCCAATCCTGATGTGATATTTATCTCACCATTCAAGCGCGGAGGCTATGATGCCATCAAGGAATCGGGTATTACGCTGGTGCCCCATCTGGGATATAAAGAACTTGATCCGTTGGGACAAGCAGAGTGGATAAAGTTTGTGGCTATGTTCATTGGCAAGGAGCGTGAGGCCTACGATATTTTCTCAGCTATCGAAAAACGCTACAATGCACTGAAGACCCAAACCGCAGACCTCAAGTTGGAAGAACGTCCCACCGTGTTCAGCGGCGAAATGCATTATGGCAATTGGCACTCCGTGGGTGGCAAGAACTATTTGGCTCAGATATTTCGTGATGCCGGTGCTGTCTATGTCGTTAACGACGAGGAAACGGCAGGTGAAGATTTTGAGTTTGAGAAAATGTATGAACTTGCTGCCAATGCCGATTACTGGCGTATTCTGAACAGTTATCCAGATGAGTTCTCCTATGAAGCCCTAAAAGCATCTGAACCCCGCAACGAGTTGTTCAAAGCGTTCAAGGAGCGCAAGGTCATCTACTGCAACATGAAGCAGACACCCTATTATGAAATTTCGCCTGTTGAACCTGATGTGCTGCTGAAAGACTTCGTAGCCATTTTCCATCCTGAACTGGTGGAAGATGATTATCACCCGAAATACTATCAATTATTGCGATGA
- a CDS encoding diaminopimelate dehydrogenase: MKKIRVAVVGYGNIGKYALEALEAAPDMEVAGIVRRQGAENKPAELSQYEVVKDIKELKDVDVAILATPTRSCEEYAKQILPLGINTVDSFDIHTMIRDYRRNLMELNKKTNTVSVIAAGWDPGSDSIVRTLMQSLAPKGLSYTNFGPGMSMGHSVCVRSKAGVKNALSMTIPLGEGIHRRMVYVELEEGAKLEEVTAAIKADPYFSNDETHVFQVESVDDVRDMGHGVNLVRKGVSGKTQNQRLEFNMSINNPALTGQVLVNVARASMRLQPGCYTMVEIPVIDMLPGDKEELISHLV; encoded by the coding sequence ATGAAAAAAATCAGAGTAGCCGTTGTTGGATACGGCAACATCGGAAAGTATGCACTTGAGGCCCTTGAGGCCGCTCCCGACATGGAGGTTGCAGGAATTGTACGTCGTCAGGGCGCTGAAAACAAGCCTGCCGAGCTGTCACAGTATGAGGTTGTAAAGGATATCAAAGAGTTGAAGGATGTCGATGTAGCCATCCTGGCCACTCCCACCCGTTCATGCGAAGAGTATGCCAAGCAGATTCTGCCACTGGGCATCAATACCGTCGATTCGTTCGACATACACACCATGATTCGCGACTACCGTCGTAATCTCATGGAACTGAACAAGAAAACAAATACCGTCAGTGTGATTGCAGCTGGATGGGATCCAGGTTCAGACTCAATTGTTCGCACACTGATGCAGAGCCTGGCTCCTAAGGGCCTGAGCTATACCAACTTTGGTCCTGGCATGTCAATGGGCCACTCTGTTTGCGTGCGCTCAAAGGCAGGCGTAAAGAATGCACTCTCAATGACTATTCCTTTGGGCGAAGGCATTCACCGTCGTATGGTCTATGTAGAACTGGAAGAGGGCGCCAAACTGGAAGAGGTAACAGCAGCCATCAAGGCCGATCCTTACTTCTCTAACGACGAGACCCATGTGTTCCAGGTAGAGAGTGTTGACGATGTTCGTGATATGGGCCACGGTGTAAACCTTGTTCGCAAGGGTGTCAGCGGCAAGACTCAGAACCAGCGTCTGGAATTCAACATGAGTATCAACAACCCCGCCCTCACTGGTCAGGTACTGGTAAACGTGGCTCGTGCCTCCATGCGTCTGCAGCCCGGTTGCTACACCATGGTAGAGATTCCAGTGATCGACATGCTTCCCGGCGACAAGGAAGAACTGATCAGCCATCTGGTGTAA
- a CDS encoding energy transducer TonB gives MKFFLLSAITIIGLSMCSQNKQGAVTDEVYDSCAVMPEFPGGQEALMAFIGENIKYPVHAEEVGMEGRVVCSFIIEKDGSVSNVEVVESADSLLDSEALRVMNLLSEWTPGRNEKGEAVRVRYKVPVKFELDGAHEDIEQMAEFPGGLEAFVTFISENVKYPPECEEKGIEGRVLIDIVIDENGNVTDVKVKKSVDPQLDAEALRVVKLMPKWNPGMDKGKPIKVNYTVPFTFRLK, from the coding sequence ATGAAGTTTTTTTTGCTGTCAGCCATCACAATAATAGGGTTGAGTATGTGTTCGCAGAACAAGCAGGGCGCTGTTACCGATGAGGTCTATGACTCTTGTGCCGTAATGCCTGAGTTTCCTGGTGGTCAGGAAGCATTGATGGCCTTTATCGGTGAGAATATAAAGTATCCTGTACATGCAGAAGAAGTCGGCATGGAGGGCAGAGTCGTTTGTTCTTTTATTATCGAGAAGGATGGTTCAGTTAGTAATGTCGAAGTGGTAGAGTCGGCTGATTCGTTGCTCGATTCTGAGGCGTTGCGTGTTATGAACCTCTTATCGGAATGGACACCCGGACGAAATGAGAAAGGTGAGGCTGTGAGAGTGAGATACAAGGTGCCTGTCAAGTTTGAACTTGATGGGGCTCATGAAGATATCGAGCAGATGGCAGAGTTCCCCGGCGGTTTGGAAGCTTTTGTGACTTTTATTAGTGAAAATGTCAAGTATCCTCCTGAGTGCGAGGAAAAGGGAATAGAAGGTCGTGTGCTAATTGACATAGTGATTGATGAAAATGGTAATGTAACAGATGTGAAGGTGAAGAAGTCTGTCGATCCACAGCTTGATGCAGAGGCACTTCGTGTGGTGAAGCTGATGCCGAAATGGAATCCTGGCATGGACAAAGGAAAGCCCATCAAGGTTAACTATACAGTTCCTTTCACTTTCCGTCTGAAATAA
- a CDS encoding outer membrane beta-barrel family protein has translation MIVKRLLFSFFSLWGGLLSIAAQSFSGVVVDSQDQPLQFVSIVLQTADSLFICGCITDELGCFSLQVGESQPKPALLKVSSVSYKTIVMNCNDNIANLRLVMEDDVVEYADVIVKGKRPFTKHVGDKVVFNPQLMNNIEAMQVVDILKYVPGVIVGKDVISYTGKTAVVMVNGRVVGLDYLANLNASDVERIELRTSHSSMYSAEMQGCIINIVTKRFLLGVRGTASMYSSTQFRNIYTLIPRTSVFFGTPKWNVYVNYSFIQSRSKSYSEITNEFLYNNTVHKSNLYDVSGTDKKHSYTVGTVFYVAENHELSFEVNGSLSPTSASVSTADEELTLSDGTKHTAYMTTQNPSKRDFYNVAGSYKWDVDTLGSSLKVLMNYNRIKSQNENQLIATYTNLPANNINEIDAAKADAENISGRVDFEKNWGSGWKITIGGEYLTSKRYSETAFNMLLENTTKMATWNYREHIGGGYLGVEKQWGRIYAVARMRVEHTLLSGYVTENDEVKRNNTDVVPYAFMRYSTDNGWNFSAYYSKTISRPAFSALTGYMERYSDVLYGMGNPDLKHELTDKINLSVDRKGHNFSVEYWFTPDAMVETLHTDNGITYIQKRNEGTRKILFLTYTYGGMILPWWQTDAGVNALYVYYPNGFNLKSNWTGLFNWVNRFSWERIGIFELNTSYMTKYLQANITQEQKTVEIDFSYERNLGKRFIASVGINDILNGGRIHSVHMSPTLIYDIRINSYYPNVWCKLVYKFDNKRKAKTSQLENWNDIRSRMN, from the coding sequence ATGATAGTAAAGAGATTGCTGTTCTCGTTTTTCTCTCTTTGGGGAGGATTATTATCCATAGCGGCTCAAAGTTTCAGTGGCGTCGTTGTGGATAGCCAAGACCAGCCTCTACAATTTGTCTCTATCGTTCTCCAAACAGCGGATTCACTTTTCATTTGCGGTTGTATTACAGATGAGCTGGGATGCTTCAGCCTTCAGGTTGGCGAGAGTCAGCCCAAACCTGCATTACTTAAAGTTTCATCGGTGAGCTATAAGACCATTGTTATGAATTGCAACGATAATATAGCCAACCTTCGTTTGGTGATGGAGGACGATGTCGTAGAATATGCTGATGTCATTGTGAAAGGTAAGCGCCCTTTCACCAAGCATGTGGGAGACAAGGTGGTATTTAATCCTCAGCTTATGAATAACATTGAGGCTATGCAGGTTGTCGATATACTCAAATATGTACCAGGGGTAATTGTCGGTAAAGATGTTATTTCTTATACGGGAAAGACTGCTGTAGTAATGGTGAACGGCAGGGTTGTTGGCCTAGACTATTTGGCTAACCTCAATGCGAGTGACGTTGAACGCATAGAATTGAGAACAAGTCACAGTAGTATGTATAGCGCAGAAATGCAGGGCTGTATTATAAATATTGTAACGAAGAGGTTTCTTTTGGGCGTTCGTGGAACAGCCAGTATGTATTCGAGCACACAATTCAGAAACATATATACATTAATTCCTAGGACAAGTGTGTTCTTCGGAACACCGAAGTGGAATGTATATGTGAACTATTCATTTATTCAAAGCAGATCAAAGTCGTATAGTGAAATTACTAACGAATTTCTTTACAATAATACTGTTCATAAAAGTAATCTTTATGATGTGTCTGGTACAGATAAGAAACACAGTTATACGGTAGGAACAGTGTTCTACGTTGCAGAGAACCACGAATTGAGCTTTGAAGTGAATGGTTCACTTAGTCCTACATCAGCCAGTGTGAGTACAGCCGATGAGGAGTTGACACTTTCGGATGGAACCAAGCATACAGCATATATGACCACACAGAATCCCAGCAAGCGTGATTTCTATAATGTGGCAGGTTCCTACAAATGGGATGTCGATACGCTGGGTAGCAGTCTCAAAGTGCTGATGAATTATAACAGAATAAAGAGCCAAAACGAGAATCAACTGATTGCTACCTATACAAATTTGCCTGCAAATAACATAAATGAAATCGATGCCGCCAAGGCGGATGCCGAGAATATCTCGGGACGTGTTGACTTTGAAAAGAATTGGGGGAGTGGATGGAAAATTACTATTGGTGGTGAATATTTAACTTCCAAGCGTTATAGTGAGACTGCCTTCAATATGTTGCTAGAAAACACGACGAAGATGGCCACGTGGAACTATCGCGAACATATTGGTGGTGGCTACCTTGGGGTGGAGAAACAATGGGGGCGAATCTATGCTGTTGCCCGCATGAGGGTAGAGCATACCCTTCTGTCCGGATATGTCACAGAAAACGATGAGGTAAAACGCAACAATACCGATGTGGTTCCATATGCCTTTATGAGATACTCTACTGACAATGGGTGGAACTTTAGTGCTTATTATTCAAAGACAATCAGCCGACCCGCATTCTCGGCCCTTACGGGGTATATGGAACGTTATTCCGATGTACTCTATGGTATGGGAAATCCTGATTTGAAGCATGAGTTAACTGATAAGATTAATTTGTCAGTGGACAGAAAGGGACATAACTTCTCGGTCGAATACTGGTTTACACCTGATGCCATGGTGGAAACGTTACATACAGATAATGGGATAACCTATATACAGAAAAGAAATGAGGGAACAAGGAAGATTCTTTTTCTGACCTACACTTATGGTGGAATGATTCTCCCTTGGTGGCAGACGGATGCAGGAGTTAATGCTTTGTATGTCTATTATCCAAACGGGTTCAATCTGAAATCAAATTGGACAGGATTGTTTAATTGGGTGAACCGTTTCTCATGGGAGCGTATTGGTATATTTGAGCTAAATACTTCCTATATGACGAAATATCTCCAGGCAAATATTACACAAGAACAGAAAACTGTCGAAATTGATTTTTCTTATGAGCGCAACCTCGGTAAGCGTTTTATTGCTTCCGTTGGCATAAACGATATTCTTAACGGGGGAAGAATCCATTCTGTTCATATGAGTCCGACACTCATCTATGACATTCGGATAAATTCTTACTATCCGAATGTATGGTGTAAACTTGTTTACAAGTTTGATAACAAACGTAAAGCAAAGACAAGTCAATTAGAGAACTGGAACGACATTCGTAGTCGAATGAATTAA
- a CDS encoding lipopolysaccharide assembly protein LapB, with translation MKYFILLSLALCATTTSWSQEEEPANVFLCKGDSLMNSYNTYEALSYYEQAFKQNDCAMTRMKLANCFFQRVAYQQTINLLKVMNEDSLSHEAFRQLVFSYHKLSNIPSMVYWAEQTVNRYPMDAEIVAKLISGFSQLNQPQNGVECALKYVEVDSTSIEVNRALENAYFMDFQFEKATVIGERLLALGDSVFTTFFLTGLSYSKLDSLQQAHSLLLKAATINDFKNDACVSRLGTVCLKMGLYEEGLKYLEMAKELIYPDTMQMRSFTLSLAEANYKTEHYQEAVDAWLQHIAYNPNTVVTYYNIANVYAYLLEDYDKAKKYYKKFMERAKEEKTPTPQLLDMIERAENMTRELPQEGQEDFKLPVDEHLKKDSILNDSISNDVFSTDSIKVEL, from the coding sequence ATGAAATATTTTATTTTACTAAGTTTGGCCCTTTGTGCAACGACAACGTCATGGAGTCAGGAGGAGGAACCTGCAAATGTGTTTCTGTGCAAAGGTGATAGCCTGATGAATAGTTACAATACCTATGAGGCACTGAGTTATTATGAGCAGGCATTTAAACAGAATGATTGTGCGATGACCCGTATGAAGTTAGCTAACTGCTTTTTTCAGCGAGTAGCGTATCAGCAGACAATTAACCTGTTGAAGGTGATGAACGAGGATAGTTTGAGTCATGAGGCCTTTCGCCAGTTGGTGTTCAGCTATCATAAGTTGTCCAACATACCCTCGATGGTATATTGGGCAGAGCAGACTGTGAATCGTTATCCTATGGATGCAGAGATTGTTGCCAAGCTGATTTCAGGCTTTTCCCAACTCAATCAACCACAAAATGGTGTAGAGTGTGCATTGAAATATGTTGAGGTCGATTCTACGAGTATTGAAGTGAATCGTGCTTTGGAGAACGCATATTTTATGGATTTTCAGTTTGAGAAGGCAACTGTTATTGGGGAACGCCTATTAGCTTTGGGAGATTCTGTATTTACTACTTTTTTTCTAACAGGTCTTTCTTATTCAAAATTGGATAGTTTGCAGCAGGCACATTCATTGCTTTTGAAAGCAGCAACTATCAATGATTTCAAAAACGACGCATGCGTTAGTAGGTTAGGAACAGTATGCCTGAAAATGGGGCTCTATGAGGAGGGATTAAAATATCTTGAAATGGCAAAGGAACTGATATATCCCGATACTATGCAAATGCGCTCGTTTACTCTTTCGTTGGCTGAGGCCAATTACAAGACTGAACATTACCAAGAGGCTGTCGATGCTTGGTTACAGCATATCGCTTACAATCCAAATACAGTTGTCACCTATTATAATATAGCTAATGTCTATGCCTATTTGTTGGAGGACTATGATAAAGCAAAAAAGTATTATAAAAAGTTTATGGAACGGGCTAAAGAAGAAAAAACACCTACCCCACAGTTGCTTGATATGATTGAGCGTGCTGAAAATATGACACGTGAGCTTCCTCAGGAAGGGCAGGAAGATTTCAAATTACCTGTTGATGAACATCTAAAAAAAGATTCTATCTTGAATGATTCTATATCAAATGACGTGTTTTCCACCGATAGTATCAAGGTAGAACTCTAA